DNA from Streptomyces sp. NBC_01476:
TCCACGGCGGCGGACGCGGGCGTGCCGGCGTTCTCGGTGGAGGAGGCGGTGGCGGTCTTGTTCAGCGCGGCGTTGGCCGTGCCGCAGGCGCCGGGGCCGGTGCCGCCGGTGGAGCCGTACACCTGGAACTCCCAGAGGGAGTAGCCGTATCCGGTGCCGCGGGCGGTTCCGTACAACCGGACATAGCGCCCGGAACCGTTTACGGAAAGCGTCTGTGTGCCGCCCGCCCCGGTGGTGGTGGAGTAGATGTCGGTCCAGGTCTGGGCGTTGTCCGAGACCTGGATCTTGAACGACTTGCCGTAGGCCGCCTCCCAGTTGAGGGTGACGGAGCTGACGGTGTCGGTGGCCCCGAGGTCGACCTGCAGCCACTGCGGGTCGGACGCGGCGCTGGACCAGCGGGTACCGGCGTCACCGTCCACGGCCGCGGAGGCCGGCGTGCCGGCGTTCTCGGTGGAGGAGGCGGTGGCCGTCTTGCCCTGCGAGAGCAGGGTGTCGGCGGCGTGCGCGGTGCCGGCGGTGGAGCTGATGGCGCCGCCGAGGGCGAGGGCGGCCGCGACGCCGGCCGCGATGAGCGGTCTGCGCCTTCGGGTCTTGCGGGTACTTCGCAGCAGTGCGGACAGCAGGCTCATGGGCATCTCCACGGTGGGGGGTCGACTCTGGGAGAGCGCTCTCCCGGGAGTCTGTGGGATGCCGTTGGGGGTGTCAATGCCTGTGCGGCAGCTATGCGTTGGGGGGCCGGGATGAGGACCCCGGGGGTCAGGGGATGAGGACCCCGGGGGGCTACGGGATGTGCTCGGTCTCCTGCTCGGACTGGAAACGGGTGCGCAGTTCGCGGATGGCACCTATCAGCTCGCGCTGCTCCGGCGCGGTGCCGCCGAACTCGTTCTCCAGGATGCGGGCGAGCTGCCGGGCGTTGTTCGGACGCTCCCCGGTGCTCAGCACATGGTTGCGGTAGGCGCCGAAGTAGGCCTCGGAGGCGGGGATGCCGTCGGGGAGGTTGAGGCCGGCCACCGGATACGTCTCGGCGTCGGAGTCACCGCCGGGGGCGGGGGGTTCGGGCTCGGGCTGGGCGGGCGCCGCGGACTGGGCGGCCTGCCGGTACTGCGGCTGCTGGTACTGGGCTTGCTGGTACTGGGGCTGCTGGTACTGCGGCTGGGCCGCGTACGGGGGCTCGCGGAACTCCTGGGCGCTGTTGCCGTTGTAGCCGTTCGCGCCATTGACGCCGTTCGGGGCGCCGTTGGGCGTGCCGTTGATGTCCGGGTTGCCCAGTGGCCGCTGGCGGTACGGGCCGTTGGGGACCATCACCTGCGGTTGCTGCTGCGGCTCCGGCTCGAACTGCTGCGGTCCCTGCGGCTGTTGCGGGTCCTGCTGCTGGGGCGGCCGCTGGTTCGGGTACGCCTGTGCGTAGGGGGCGGCGAACCACGGGCTGTCGTGGGTGCCCTGCCACTCCTCGAACGACGGCTGCTGCTCGTACATCTGCTGCTCGTAGAGCCGCTGCTGGTCGTACACCTGCTGCTCCTCGAACCCGGGGTCGTACCCCTGCTCGTGCGAGGGCTCGGCCGCCGCCTCGGGCTGCCGGGCGCCGGGCGCGGCCGTACCGGTCGCCGCCGCGGGCGCCTGCTCCACCTGGTCGGCCGGTGCGGCCGGCGTCACCGGCTCGACCTTGACCGCCTCCAACTGCCGTACCGGCGAGCTGAGTTCGATGCCGGCCGCCTCAAGTCCCGCGTCGGCGGTCTCCGACAGCGGCACGCCGTACTTCGCCAGCCGCAGCGGCATGAGCGCCTCGATCGGGGCCCTGCGGCGCCACGCGAC
Protein-coding regions in this window:
- a CDS encoding DUF2637 domain-containing protein, with product MAAIQLTRMHRILAGIVVTGAVVIAGIGFAGSYAAVRSLALDKGFGWFANVFPVGVDAGIVVLLALDLLLTWLRIPFPLLRQTAWLLTAATIAFNGAAAWPDPLGVGMHAIIPVLFVVSVEAARHAIGRIADITADKHMEGVRLTRWLLAPVPTFKLWRRMKLWELRSYEEVIRREQDRLVYRARLRARYGVAWRRRAPIEALMPLRLAKYGVPLSETADAGLEAAGIELSSPVRQLEAVKVEPVTPAAPADQVEQAPAAATGTAAPGARQPEAAAEPSHEQGYDPGFEEQQVYDQQRLYEQQMYEQQPSFEEWQGTHDSPWFAAPYAQAYPNQRPPQQQDPQQPQGPQQFEPEPQQQPQVMVPNGPYRQRPLGNPDINGTPNGAPNGVNGANGYNGNSAQEFREPPYAAQPQYQQPQYQQAQYQQPQYRQAAQSAAPAQPEPEPPAPGGDSDAETYPVAGLNLPDGIPASEAYFGAYRNHVLSTGERPNNARQLARILENEFGGTAPEQRELIGAIRELRTRFQSEQETEHIP